In Drosophila willistoni isolate 14030-0811.24 chromosome XR unlocalized genomic scaffold, UCI_dwil_1.1 Seg144, whole genome shotgun sequence, one DNA window encodes the following:
- the LOC6639336 gene encoding bax inhibitor 1 → MAETQGININERFQRFVNGLSDRYEPYVRQHLSKVYMVLGSTSAATAIGAACQMRDYLDLGILAAIATLVLVLGLHFYKDDGKNYYTRLSMLYAFGFCSGQTLGPLLGYIASINPAIILTALTGTFVTFVSLSLAALLAEQGKYLYLGGMLVSVINTMALLSLFNMIFKSYFVQVTQLYVGVFVMAAFIVYDTQNIVEKCRNGNRDVVQHALDLFFDVLSMFRRLLIILTQKEERKQNERRKRN, encoded by the exons ATGGCAGAGACACagggtataaatataaacgagCGTTTCCAACGCTTTGTGAATGGACTCAGCGATAGATA tGAGCCATATGTACGCCAGCATCTGTCCAAGGTGTATATGGTCTTGGGCAGCACCTCGGCGGCCACAGCAATCGGAGCCGCATGCCAGATGCGAGATTATCTAGATCTTGGCATATTGGCAGCTATTGCCACATTGGTCCTGGTCTTGGGTCTCCATTTCTACAAGGATGATGGCAAAAACTATTACACACGCCTCAGTATGCTATATGCATTTGGCTTCTGCTCTGGCCAGACATTGGGTCCACTATTGGGCTATATTGCCAGCATTAATCCGGCCATTATCCTGACTGCCCTCACCGGCACCTTTGTCACATTTGTATCCCTCTCCCTGGCCGCTCTATTGGCTGAGCAGGGCAAATATTTGTATCTAGGTGGTATGCTGGTGAGCGTCATCAATACCATGGCCCTTTTAAGTCTCTTCAATATGATCTTTAAATCATATTTCGTTCAAGTG ACTCAACTTTATGTTGgggtattcgtaatggccgcTTTTATTGTCTATGACACCCAGAATATTGTGGAGAAATGTCGCAATGGCAATCGGGATGTTGTCCAACATGCCCTGGATCTGTTCTTTGATGTGTTAAGCATGTTCCGCCGTTTGCTGATTATCCTGACACAGAAG GAGGagcgaaaacaaaatgaacGCCGCAAGAGGAACTAA
- the LOC6639335 gene encoding gustatory receptor for bitter taste 66a, translating to MPSTVQAESTNTTTTRMVHPLLQQFQQLFFVSKLVGILPQDLEKFRSKNVLEKSRNGAFYMVFTLIIYIILYNLLIYSFGEEDRTLKASQSTLTFVIGLFLTYIGLIMMATDQLTALRNQGQLGDLYDRILAVDERLFREQCVVDNSHISGRIKIMLIMTFFFEISILIATYIKLVDYTQWMSVLWVVSAVPTFINTLDKIWFAVSLYALKERFEAINTTLEELVATHEKFKAWLSGGDPYMDDSHSLDSSQPPPQYDSNLEYLYKELGGLDMGSLKGSGRNKVAPVAHSMNSFGESVQTGQKPQMNPMTVNMAHESELSNATKVEEKLNNLCQVHDEVCEIGKAMNELWSYPILSLMAYGFLIFTAQLYFLYCATQAQSIPSLFRSAKNPIITVIALSYTSGKCIYLIYLSWKTSLASKRTGISLHKCGVVADDNLLYEIVNHLSLKLLNHSVDFSACGFFTLDMETLYGVSGGITSYLIILIQFNLAAQQAKDAIQTFNSFNDTAGLMGAATEMGNESSTTTILYDLMTTTMMTPID from the exons ATGCCGTCGACGGTGCAGGCGGAATCCACCAATACGACAACCACCCGGATGGTTCATCCATTGCTACAGCAATTTCAACAATTATTCTTTGTGTCCAAGTTAGTTGGCATCTTGCCGCAAGATTTGGAAAAGTTTCGTTCAAAAAATGTTCTCGAGAAATCGCGTAATGGTGCATTCTATATGGTGTTTACACTGATTAtctatataatattatataatcTGTTGATTTACTCATTCGGTGAAGAGGATCGTACATTAAAGGCATCGCAGA GCACTTTAACCTTTGTGATTGGTTTATTCCTGACCTATATTGGTCTCATAATGATGGCCACGGATCAGTTGACCGCTCTGCGTAATCAAGGACAACTTGGTGATCTCTATGACCGTATACTCGCCGTAGATGAACGTCTCTTTAGAGAGCAATGTGTGGTCGATAATAGTCATATATCGGGCAGGATTAAGATAATGCTTATAATGACCTTCTTCTTTGAGATCTCAATACTGATAGCCACCTATATTAAGCTAGTGGATTACACTCAATGGATGTCCGTGCTTTGGGTGGTATCGGCAGTGCCCACTTTTATTAATACGCTAGATAAAATATGGTTTGCCGTCTCGCTATATGCATTAAAGGAACGTTTCGAGGCCATCAATACGACACTGGAGGAATTGGTGGCAACGCATGAGAAATTCAAGGCATGGCTATCGGGCGGTGATCCCTATATGGATGATAGTCATAGTTTGGATAGCTCACAGCCTCCGCcgcaatatgatagtaatttGGAGTATCTATACAAGGAACTTGGTGGCTTGGATATGGGTTCATTGAAGGGTTCTGGCCGCAACAAAGTGGCTCCAG TTGCCCATTCGATGAACTCTTTTGGCGAATCGGTGCAAACTGGCCAAAAGCCTCAAATGAATCCCATGACCGTTAATATGGCCCATGAGAGTGAGCTTAGCAATGCCACCAAGGTGGAGGAGAAACTGAATAATCTATGCCAAGTGCATGATGAGGTCTGTGAAATTGGCAAGGCAATGAATGAGCTATGGAGTTATCCGATTCTATCTTTGATGGCCTACGGTTTTCTCATATTTACGGCTCAATTGTATTTTCTGTATTGTGCCACACAGGCTCAATCGATACCCTCACTATTCCGTTCGGCCAAGAATCCCATTATCACGGTGATCGCATTGAGCTATACATCCGGCAAGTGTATCTATCTCATCTATTTGAGTTGGAAAACGTCGCTGGCCTCAAAGCGTACGGGCATAAGTCTGCACAAATGCGGAGTTGTGGCCGATGATAATCTTCTGTACGAGATTGTCAATCATTTGTCATTGAAATTACTCAATCACTCGGTGGATTTCTCTGCCTGTGGTTTCTTCACTCTAGATATGGAGACGCTGTATGGTGTTAGTGGTGGCATCACCAGCTATTTGATCATTTtgattcaattcaatttggcTGCCCAACAGGCCAAAGATGCCATACAAACCTTTAATTCGTTTAACGATACAGCTGGACTTATGGGAGCAGCTACCGAGATGGGCAATGAAAGTTCTACCACTACGATCCTATACGATTTGATGACGACCACCATGATGACTCCAATTGattga
- the LOC6639334 gene encoding selenocysteine insertion sequence-binding protein 2, which produces MSRNSDKLNIIDHRTFDDLHKDNDSATTKMLRTHKYKNKHKYADTLFDFICRLPCRKPKKQGQIKKEQQLQRKKSPNFSLIRTIVPKRKGKCHRNLITKEKVTRLKRSIRSYRNLKQAAALKETTTEQPETDNHLIDSPHQEKDQSSMMETSSSQLELETRLQGLSINETNKCHSIHSRRFRSYCDNCTRAQLKKLTTQLLKDLDRFQKRAYAANEIKARAHPRMALGFREAISHLNIRNKVKLLILATDCESNPGEDGLDETIDKIKFSCQQHNVPYCFSLMRRELAYALKKRAQISCVAILDYDGAQDIYKDLLLELDEARKDYKRLTAL; this is translated from the exons ATGTCGCGCAATTCggataaattaaatattattgatCACAGGACATTTGATGATCTGCATAAGGATAACGACTCGGCCACAACTAAAATGTTGCGCACccacaaatacaaaaataagcaTAAATACGCCGATACTCTGTTTGATTTTATATGCCGTTTGCCGTGTcggaaaccaaaaaaacaaggaCAGATCAAAAAGGAACAGCAACTCCAAAGAAAGAAGAGTCCAAATTTTAGTCTTATTAGGACAATTGTACCCAAACGCAAAGGCAAATGCCATCGCAATCTAATTACCAAAGAGAAAGTAACCAGATTAAAGCGTAGCATTCGAAGTTATCGCAATTTAAAGCAGGCAGCGGCACTCAAAGAAACAACCACGGAGCAACCTGAGACTGATAATCACCTCATAGATTCACCACACCAGGAGAAGGATCAATCGTCTATGATGGAAACTTCATCTAGTCAGCTGGAGTTGGAGACGCGTTTACAAGGATTATCCATAAACGAGACAAACAAATGCCATTCCATACATTCTCGACGCTTTAGAAG CTACTGCGATAATTGTACAAGAGCtcaattgaaaaaattaacCACCCAATTGTTAAAGGACTTGGATCGCTTTCAGAAGCGAGCCTATGCAGCTAATGAGATCAAGGCTCGTGCTCATCCGCGCATGGCATTGGGTTTCCGTGAGGCTATTTCACATTTAAATATAAGAAACAAAGTAAAACTGCTTATTCTAGCTACAGACTGCGAATCAAATCCAGGTGAAG acGGCCTAGATGAAACGATAGACAAGATTAAGTTTTCCTGCCAACAACACAATGTGCCATATTGCTTCTCCCTAATGCGTCGGGAGTTAGCCTACGCCTTAAAGAAGCGAGCTCAAATCTCCTGTGTGGCCATCTTGGACTACGATGGAGCGCAGGACATTTACAAAGACTTGTTATTAGAATTAGACGAAGCTAGAAAGGACTACAAACGTTTAACTGCATTGTGA
- the LOC6639333 gene encoding uncharacterized protein LOC6639333, giving the protein MKLIAYILLLPFAFHSAHAHSQTASNPISSPISECPGRSVSQVRRGALEFELSVLFYYVSWSSEARLARLVYNAVANYYHDYAYFGAVDCWHLQCNCSRTFGPIPAGAGGYPNKYPTLIVRYGRNMMIDYQGAWHFDDLSRFMNNLIQPLDRIHSSGELSELRKIADAVVLALVSSADDQAYRRFRSAAVRWLELDPERNIRFTVTFGQSARQMLKEQNSVLPQLVLIDSRNGVHFYNTTTNDWTSMDILRWVRSSLKSFSLISNGYGNPMTIAAKARHMPVLAMGIKMHHQQQQSAMPLVMGEEQAIVQKKQQEDCDRLWSEEDESREEQAIDPLQWPSVSWQLNGTTLANYYEINRYLDRLWLHYSHQNVEPKATQPVHLMALHSRNRCLAHTQHGTPSLKISIAKMVTKYGHLIWQHSAENPPQNRSLGVVLFDSIKYKDYLQQLGIIQNHQSPHALVQVFILDLAEEALHVMPQHHHQAFSYVALKDFIRQFYARTLPRIHKNSLLPPNSLFVSNYNRQLLLQALQRPNATQVVFMQRPDCGLSAVLSQAFLQVSALLKSPDLHFIRFDSQANDLPWELSMPETPALIVFPQSNPAESVVFPTDVRVDVQNVFAFILAQLEPEQQLRMVLSSCRRRMRHVRSCLDFARSLVFQHVSQYLKYWEIYEKERDLILSHLKEFNELHIAIESSIRL; this is encoded by the coding sequence atgaaattaatagcATACATACTGCTGTTACCGTTTGCTTTCCACTCTGCACATGCCCACTCGCAGACCGCCTCGAATCCCATCAGCTCACCGATTAGCGAATGTCCCGGTCGCAGTGTATCCCAGGTGAGGCGGGGAGCCCTCGAGTTTGAACTCTCGGTGCTGTTTTACTACGTGTCGTGGTCAAGCGAGGCAAGATTAGCTCGACTGGTGTACAATGCTGTGGCAAATTACTACCATGATTACGCCTACTTTGGTGCAGTCGACTGCTGGCACTTGCAGTGCAATTGCAGCCGGACATTCGGACCCATTCCAGCTGGAGCCGGTGGCTATCCAAACAAATATCCGACACTAATTGTTCGTTACGGTCGAAATATGATGATTGATTACCAAGGAGCTTGGCATTTTGATGATTTGTCACGATTTATGAACAATTTAATTCAACCCTTAGACCGAATCCATTCGAGCGGAGAGCTGTCCGAGCTAAGAAAGATAGCCGATGCAGTTGTCCTGGCGTTAGTAAGCTCAGCAGACGATCAAGCCTACAGACGGTTTCGGTCAGCAGCGGTTCGTTGGTTGGAACTTGATCCGGAGAGAAATATACGGTTTACGGTTACTTTCGGCCAGAGTGCCAGGCAAATGCTGAAGGAGCAAAATTCAGTGTTACCTCAACTGGTGCTGATCGACAGTCGGAATGGTGTGCATTTCTACAATACGACAACCAACGATTGGACATCCATGGATATATTAAGATGGGTGAGAAGTTCACTGAAGAGTTTCTCCTTAATCTCGAATGGCTATGGCAACCCAATGACAATAGCAGCGAAGGCTCGCCATATGCCGGTGCTGGCCATGGGCATTAAGATgcatcaccagcagcagcagagtgCCATGCCTCTGGTGATGGGTGAAGAGCAGGCCATCGTGCAGAAGAAACAGCAAGAAGATTGCGATCGACTTTGGAGCGAAGAAGATGAATCTAGGGAGGAGCAGGCAATTGATCCACTACAATGGCCATCGGTGTCCTGGCAACTTAATGGCACAACTTTAGCCAACTATTACGAAATTAATAGATATCTCGATCGTCTTTGGCTTCATTATAGTCATCAAAATGTTGAACCAAAGGCCACTCAACCAGTTCATTTGATGGCTTTGCATTCTCGGAATCGATGCCTTGCTCATACCCAACATGGCACGCCCTCGCTAAAGATTAGCATAGCCAAAATGGTGACCAAATATGGCCATCTGATTTGGCAACATTCCGCCGAAAATCCACCACAGAATCGCTCATTGGGCGTGGTGCTGTTCGATTCCATCAAATATAAGGATTACCTGCAACAATTGGGTATAATTCAAAATCATCAAAGTCCCCACGCCTTGGTGCAAGTCTTTATCCTGGATCTGGCAGAAGAGGCTCTGCATGTGATGcctcagcatcatcatcaagcATTCTCCTATGTGGCACTGAAGGACTTTATACGACAGTTCTATGCAAGAACTTTGCCTAGAATACATAAGAACTCATTGCTTCCGCCCAATTCACTGTTTGTCTCCAATTACAATCGACAGCTATTGCTCCAAGCTCTGCAGCGTCCAAATGCCACACAAGTTGTGTTCATGCAACGTCCCGATTGTGGATTATCAGCAGTCCTGTCGCAGGCCTTTCTCCAAGTTTCGGCATTGCTGAAGAGTCCGGATCTACATTTCATACGTTTCGATAGCCAGGCGAATGATCTACCCTGGGAACTATCTATGCCGGAAACTCCTGCTCTCATTGTTTTTCCCCAATCCAATCCAGCCGAATCTGTGGTATTTCCCACCGATGTGCGAGTGGATGTGCAGAATGTATTTGCCTTCATACTGGCCCAATTGGAGCCAGAGCAACAGTTACGCATGGTCCTATCTAGTTGTCGGAGAAGAATGCGTCATGTACGGAGTTGTCTGGATTTTGCTCGCTCCTTGGTATTCCAGCATGTTAGTCAGTATTTGAAATACTGGGAGATCTATGAAAAGGAGCGCGATCTAATCTTATCCCACCTCAAGGAATTTAATGAACTGCATATAGCCATCGAAAGTAGTATTAGATTATAG
- the LOC6639332 gene encoding ADP-ribosylation factor-like protein 5A yields MGLLLSRLWRMFGNEEHKLVMVGLDNAGKTTILYQFLMNEVVHTSPTIGSNVEEVVWRNIHFLVWDLGGQQSLRAAWSTYYTNTELVIMVIDSTDRERLAVTRDELYRMLQHEDLSKASLLVYANKQDLKGSMSAAEISRQLDLTSIKKHQWHIQACCALTGEGLYQGLEWIVQRIKNK; encoded by the coding sequence ATGGGCCTCTTACTCTCCCGTTTATGGCGGATGTTCGGCAATGAGGAACACAAACTTGTGATGGTCGGTCTGGATAATGCAGGAAAGACAACAATTCTCTATCAATTCCTAATGAACGAAGTTGTCCACACAAGCCCCACCATTGGCTCCAATGTCGAGGAGGTTGTCTGGCGGAACATACACTTTCTTGTATGGGATTTGGGTGGCCAGCAGAGTTTACGGGCCGCCTGGAGCACTTATTATACAAACACAGAGCTGGTCATTATGGTTATCGATTCAACGGATCGAGAACGTTTGGCTGTGACGCGAGATGAACTATATCGGATGCTCCAGCATGAGGATCTGAGCAAAGCCAGCCTTTTGGTCTATGCCAATAAGCAGGATCTGAAAGGATCCATGTCAGCGGCGGAAATATCTAGGCAATTGGATTTAACCTCCATAAAGAAGCATCAATGGCACATCCAAGCGTGCTGTGCGCTCACAGGCGAGGGTCTGTATCAGGGATTGGAGTGGATCGTTCAGCGCATTAAGAATAAATGA